The stretch of DNA TGATTGTTGATTGTTGATTGCTTGTTTTTTGTATCTTTGAGATATTTTTTGTTCTGGATCGATGCCTTCAAAGGTAGGAGGTAGCCAAACTCGGACTACTAATAAAACGGCTAAAACTAATAAAAAGGAACAAGTTGCTAATACCTGAGTCCAAGGTGTTTCTAAAATTCCTTTGACAATGATTTCTCTTAAAACTGAAACAATGGAAACTTCGACGGCAACTCCAATCGAAACTCGATGTTCTTGTAAGTAAATGATTAATAATCGAAATAATTCAACTAAAATCAGCAAAAACAAAATATCTGCTGTAACTTCGGTAAAATTTAAAGGCGGTAGCAGAGAAATAAACATCTCTTGCAACTGAATTACCATGAAGCT from Stanieria cyanosphaera PCC 7437 encodes:
- a CDS encoding phosphate-starvation-inducible PsiE family protein; its protein translation is MQKLINTSPTPWYKLLNSGGVVRALEFIQDLIIVSLCIGLFSFMVIQLQEMFISLLPPLNFTEVTADILFLLILVELFRLLIIYLQEHRVSIGVAVEVSIVSVLREIIVKGILETPWTQVLATCSFLLVLAVLLVVRVWLPPTFEGIDPEQKISQRYKKQAINNQQSTIKNHGTSNY